One genomic window of Moorella glycerini includes the following:
- a CDS encoding biotin/lipoyl-containing protein: MKRHFQVTVNGETFSVEVEEVGGTVEHLRPAVKPPAKKAPPVHQAGLSPRASLPQDNRTVTSPLPGTVVEVRVKPGQKVTAGQVLLIIEAMKMENEIQAPAGGVVQEILVQAGTNVASGQPLVRLG; the protein is encoded by the coding sequence TTGAAGCGCCATTTTCAGGTCACCGTTAATGGGGAAACCTTTAGTGTCGAAGTAGAGGAGGTAGGTGGGACGGTTGAGCATTTGCGCCCGGCGGTGAAGCCCCCCGCGAAAAAAGCCCCACCCGTCCACCAGGCCGGCCTTTCCCCGCGAGCCTCCTTGCCCCAGGATAACCGTACAGTTACATCTCCTTTGCCGGGTACGGTAGTAGAAGTCAGGGTTAAGCCGGGACAAAAGGTAACTGCCGGCCAGGTCCTGCTCATTATCGAAGCCATGAAAATGGAAAATGAAATCCAGGCTCCAGCCGGGGGAGTTGTCCAGGAGATATTGGTCCAGGCTGGTACTAACGTCGCCAGTGGCCAGCCCCTTGTTAGACTGGGCTAA
- a CDS encoding DUF3786 domain-containing protein has product MKEDVVYLALPYNLDVTLDLARKELEQGNPREIAVNKGATWDGEKKVLILPSLSDVFHISCPGGTISTSDGSSVDPRVQVLILHYLMGPAVARRGEWVSFKELPGGLIYQQPFYGRAVLPLVRTFGQDPAGLLQAARPLGGRPVNLGDAAVELNPFPTLPVRLVIWAGDDEIPPSGTILFDASAAAILATEDHAVLAEYLVKRLQGQARESK; this is encoded by the coding sequence ATGAAAGAGGACGTGGTTTACTTGGCCCTCCCCTATAACCTGGATGTCACCCTGGACCTGGCCCGCAAGGAACTGGAGCAAGGCAACCCCCGGGAAATAGCCGTCAATAAGGGAGCTACCTGGGATGGGGAAAAAAAGGTGTTAATCCTGCCCTCTTTAAGTGACGTATTTCACATATCCTGCCCCGGCGGGACCATCAGCACCAGTGACGGCAGCAGCGTCGACCCGCGGGTGCAGGTTTTAATCCTCCACTACCTGATGGGCCCGGCAGTTGCCCGGCGGGGTGAATGGGTTTCCTTTAAGGAATTACCCGGCGGCCTCATCTACCAGCAACCCTTTTATGGCCGGGCCGTCTTGCCCCTGGTCCGCACCTTCGGCCAGGATCCCGCCGGCCTCCTCCAGGCCGCCCGGCCCCTTGGTGGGCGACCCGTAAACCTGGGAGATGCTGCCGTTGAACTTAATCCCTTTCCCACCCTGCCGGTAAGGCTGGTTATCTGGGCTGGCGATGATGAAATCCCCCCCAGCGGTACTATCCTTTTCGATGCTTCCGCGGCGGCAATCCTGGCCACGGAAGATCACGCCGTGCTGGCTGAATACCTTGTCAAACGTTTACAGGGCCAAGCGAGGGAGTCGAAGTAG
- a CDS encoding quinate 5-dehydrogenase — translation MGTNSRDYQVKLNCGQETILLERRGCNGRLDLAARLLKELDGRVDALGLGGANFYYHLGSRCYPCPAGRYLAHQVKETPLVDGSGWKQWVEPRAIDQLAFLPPGSRALVVSVLDRFWLARALQAAGYPVLAGDAAFGLNLPLGFPLSTFMILGYLTMPLLAHLPLDYLYPLGHDQEKSHPHYRHLFARVKIIAGDWHFIRRHLPVSLAGKVVITSGTTPGDRELLRRRGAAWLLATTPVFEGLSPAANAMEAILVALGATAPQYAALAGKFGWLPSLYCLQK, via the coding sequence TTGGGTACTAATAGCAGGGATTACCAGGTAAAGCTGAACTGCGGCCAGGAGACAATCCTCCTGGAACGGCGCGGCTGCAATGGCCGCCTGGACCTGGCGGCCCGCCTTCTTAAGGAACTGGATGGACGGGTGGATGCCCTGGGGCTGGGTGGCGCCAATTTTTACTACCACCTGGGTTCGCGGTGTTATCCCTGCCCGGCAGGCCGGTATTTAGCCCACCAGGTTAAAGAGACCCCCCTGGTGGATGGCTCTGGCTGGAAGCAATGGGTGGAGCCCCGGGCCATAGACCAGCTGGCTTTTTTACCCCCCGGTAGCAGGGCGCTGGTAGTTTCCGTCCTGGACCGCTTCTGGCTGGCCCGGGCTTTACAGGCAGCCGGCTATCCCGTCCTGGCCGGGGATGCTGCCTTTGGTTTAAATCTCCCCCTTGGCTTTCCTTTATCAACCTTCATGATCCTGGGTTATTTAACCATGCCCTTGCTGGCCCATTTACCCCTGGACTACCTTTACCCTCTGGGGCATGACCAGGAAAAATCGCACCCCCATTACCGTCATCTCTTCGCCAGGGTCAAAATCATTGCCGGGGACTGGCATTTTATCCGTCGCCATCTACCTGTTTCTCTGGCCGGCAAAGTAGTTATTACCAGTGGTACCACGCCCGGCGACCGGGAACTCCTGCGCCGGCGCGGGGCTGCCTGGCTCCTGGCAACAACCCCCGTCTTCGAGGGTCTCAGCCCGGCGGCCAATGCCATGGAAGCTATACTGGTGGCCCTGGGGGCTACAGCGCCTCAATACGCAGCCCTGGCTGGAAAGTTTGGATGGTTGCCCTCCCTTTACTGCCTGCAGAAATAA
- a CDS encoding DUF362 domain-containing protein: MGGEVFFVNFEGTRGDSVLDKLKRLCNHAGLNKIIEEGDLVAIKLHFGELGNTRMLRPQFLKIIIQLVKERGGHPFLTDCNTLFYRGRFNAVCHLETANFNGYDQAAMGAPLIIADGLKGLDYRLARAREGLSEVKVGSAIYEADKLVVVTHFKGHDDVGFGGIIKNLGMGAIARPGKQAIHSHMKPVVETSLCNGCGKCVEVCKVKAIAIEEGKAFIEQGNCNNCGDCLVICPRKAIPVNWARDDKDMQRKLVESCAAVLANKKGRAFFVSFLVDITAFCDCRSWSPLPIIHDIGILAGTDPLAIEQASYDLVDMHIKAVYPEKALHDFTGVNGLYMLEYAETIGLGSREYQLIKL; this comes from the coding sequence ATGGGCGGCGAGGTATTTTTTGTTAACTTTGAAGGAACACGAGGCGATAGTGTCCTCGACAAGTTAAAAAGGCTTTGTAACCACGCGGGTTTAAATAAGATAATTGAAGAAGGTGACCTAGTTGCCATCAAACTCCATTTTGGTGAGCTGGGTAATACCAGAATGCTCAGACCGCAGTTCTTAAAAATAATTATTCAGTTAGTGAAAGAGAGGGGTGGTCATCCTTTTCTAACGGACTGCAACACCCTGTTTTACCGGGGCAGATTTAACGCTGTCTGTCACCTGGAAACAGCTAATTTCAATGGTTACGACCAGGCGGCCATGGGGGCGCCCCTAATTATAGCCGACGGCCTTAAAGGTCTGGACTACAGACTAGCCAGGGCCCGGGAAGGTTTAAGCGAAGTCAAAGTGGGATCAGCTATTTACGAAGCTGATAAGTTAGTCGTTGTTACCCATTTCAAGGGTCATGATGATGTAGGCTTCGGAGGTATTATTAAAAACTTGGGGATGGGAGCTATCGCTCGGCCTGGAAAACAGGCCATCCATTCCCACATGAAACCCGTTGTTGAGACGTCCCTCTGTAACGGTTGCGGCAAGTGCGTAGAGGTTTGTAAGGTGAAGGCCATTGCAATTGAAGAAGGCAAAGCGTTCATCGAACAGGGCAACTGCAATAACTGCGGTGATTGCCTGGTAATATGCCCACGAAAGGCAATACCTGTTAATTGGGCAAGAGATGATAAGGATATGCAACGTAAACTAGTGGAATCCTGTGCTGCAGTCTTAGCTAATAAAAAGGGGCGAGCTTTTTTTGTTAGTTTCCTGGTGGATATTACTGCCTTTTGCGACTGCCGCTCCTGGAGCCCTCTACCGATTATCCACGATATCGGCATATTGGCAGGCACTGATCCCCTTGCCATAGAGCAGGCAAGCTATGATCTGGTAGATATGCACATTAAAGCCGTTTATCCAGAAAAAGCCCTTCATGATTTTACAGGGGTAAATGGCCTCTACATGCTGGAATATGCTGAGACAATTGGTCTGGGTAGTCGCGAGTATCAACTCATCAAGCTTTGA
- a CDS encoding TIGR01440 family protein — translation MARDEQIYFQTREVLKELITPGTYNPGAILVVSCSISRVEGRREDTTGDPHLAAVICRAIWEFCPPEIQIAVQCCEHLNRALIVERELMVEKGLVEVSVIPVPEAGGTFAAVAYQHFFKNPVVVESITADLGIDIGLTMIGMHLKPVVKPLLLANEYIGGARIVAARTRPKLIGGARAKYPGQ, via the coding sequence ATGGCGAGGGATGAGCAGATTTACTTTCAGACGCGGGAAGTTCTTAAGGAACTTATTACCCCTGGCACTTATAACCCGGGTGCCATCCTCGTGGTTTCGTGCAGCATCAGCCGCGTTGAAGGACGCCGTGAAGATACCACCGGCGACCCTCACCTGGCCGCAGTTATCTGCCGGGCTATCTGGGAATTTTGTCCCCCCGAAATACAGATAGCTGTACAATGCTGCGAGCACTTGAATCGGGCATTGATAGTTGAGCGGGAATTAATGGTGGAAAAAGGGCTGGTAGAGGTAAGTGTTATTCCCGTCCCGGAAGCGGGGGGAACCTTTGCCGCTGTTGCTTACCAACATTTTTTTAAGAATCCGGTAGTGGTAGAGAGTATTACAGCGGATTTGGGCATTGACATTGGCTTAACGATGATCGGAATGCATTTGAAACCGGTAGTGAAGCCGCTCCTCCTGGCTAATGAATATATTGGTGGTGCCCGGATAGTTGCAGCGCGTACGCGCCCTAAGCTGATTGGGGGCGCGCGTGCTAAATACCCGGGGCAGTGA
- a CDS encoding acyl-CoA carboxylase subunit beta, producing MSEDIKARLADLEARRAVVLAGGGEERIARQHAAGKLTARERIELLLDPGSFLELDQFVRHRATDFDMQNMETPGEGVVTGSGTINGRQVYVYAQDFTVMGGSLGEMHAAKICKVLDLALKTGVPVIGLNDSGGARIQEGVAALNGYGEIFRRNTHASGVIPQIAAIMGPCAGGAVYSPGLMDFIFMVDRTAQMFITGPQVIKAVTGEEVSPEELGGAATHAMKSGVAHFHTPTEEDCLHLIRTLLGYLPGNNLEDPPYVPGPDPVDRECPHLRHLVPVDPNKPYDVKEIIYGVVDDGLFLEIQAQYAANIVIGLARLAGYTIGIVANQPRHLAGCLDINAADKAARFVRFCDAFNIPLLTLVDTPGYLPGVDQEQGGIIRHGAKLLYAFAEAVVPKMTLVLRKAYGGAYLAMCSRSLGADHVVAWPTAEIAVMGPEGAANIIFRQEISQASDPPEVRRQKIAEYREKFANPYIAAGLGLVDAVIDPALTRRHLVQVLLTLLNKRESRPAKKHGNFPV from the coding sequence TTGAGTGAAGATATCAAGGCCAGGCTGGCCGACCTGGAAGCCAGGCGCGCAGTAGTTTTAGCCGGCGGCGGTGAGGAACGCATCGCCAGGCAGCATGCTGCCGGCAAGCTTACGGCCCGTGAACGAATAGAGTTATTGCTGGACCCGGGCAGTTTCCTGGAACTGGACCAGTTTGTCCGCCACCGGGCCACTGATTTTGATATGCAAAATATGGAAACACCAGGGGAAGGGGTGGTTACCGGCTCTGGTACCATCAACGGCCGCCAGGTTTATGTCTATGCCCAGGATTTTACCGTCATGGGCGGCTCTTTAGGGGAAATGCATGCCGCCAAAATCTGCAAGGTCCTGGACCTGGCCCTGAAGACAGGGGTACCGGTTATTGGTTTAAACGACTCCGGTGGCGCCCGCATCCAGGAAGGGGTGGCGGCCCTTAATGGTTATGGGGAAATTTTCCGCCGTAATACCCATGCTTCCGGTGTTATCCCCCAGATTGCCGCCATTATGGGACCCTGTGCCGGCGGTGCCGTCTATTCGCCCGGATTAATGGACTTTATTTTCATGGTTGATCGTACGGCCCAGATGTTCATTACCGGGCCCCAGGTAATCAAGGCCGTTACCGGCGAAGAGGTAAGCCCGGAAGAGCTGGGCGGGGCTGCCACCCATGCCATGAAAAGCGGGGTGGCCCATTTCCACACTCCCACGGAAGAAGATTGCCTGCATTTAATCCGGACCTTGCTCGGCTACCTCCCGGGCAACAACCTGGAGGACCCGCCTTATGTGCCCGGCCCTGACCCCGTTGACCGGGAGTGCCCCCATTTGCGGCACCTGGTCCCTGTCGATCCCAATAAACCCTATGACGTCAAAGAAATAATCTACGGGGTGGTGGATGACGGCTTGTTCCTGGAAATCCAGGCTCAATATGCCGCCAATATAGTTATCGGCCTGGCCCGCCTGGCCGGGTATACTATAGGTATTGTCGCCAATCAACCCCGGCACCTGGCCGGCTGCCTGGATATCAATGCTGCCGATAAAGCCGCCCGTTTCGTCCGTTTCTGTGACGCCTTCAACATCCCCCTCCTGACCCTGGTCGATACCCCCGGCTATTTACCCGGGGTCGACCAGGAGCAGGGCGGCATTATCCGCCACGGGGCCAAACTGCTGTATGCCTTTGCCGAAGCCGTCGTTCCCAAAATGACCCTGGTCTTGCGCAAGGCCTACGGTGGTGCTTATCTGGCCATGTGTTCCCGCTCCCTGGGGGCCGATCATGTGGTAGCCTGGCCGACGGCGGAAATTGCCGTCATGGGTCCCGAAGGGGCGGCCAATATTATCTTCCGCCAGGAAATCAGCCAGGCTAGTGACCCTCCTGAGGTGCGCCGGCAAAAAATCGCCGAATACCGGGAGAAATTTGCCAATCCTTATATAGCCGCCGGCCTGGGGCTGGTGGATGCCGTCATTGACCCGGCCCTGACCCGCCGGCACCTGGTCCAGGTCCTGTTAACTTTACTTAACAAACGGGAAAGCCGCCCGGCTAAAAAACACGGTAATTTCCCCGTTTAA
- a CDS encoding carbohydrate kinase family protein — protein sequence MKVLGLGTAAMDIVLQCESLPREDGFAFVHYESLFPGGSCANVLVALARMGVDTSLVAKIGDDKYGEAFREDIVRSGVCARYLFTRPGGITLHTFVTLAPNGARAIFCHLGDSLLDLAEDEVVPEMLQGVKVFYTDMFPGRPALKLARLSRELGVRVFFNLECAPSFMQLCRVTMAEIEEMISLCDLLCMSREGLFELTGVEDPQVAGQTLYQRYRPTEGIVSTCGTQGAIWWLGDKTSIFAPAFNIQAIDTTGAGDAFIAGLIYAYFCQEMGRQRALEFANACGAIKCTQLGARFKASLEEVNSFLTRNNQ from the coding sequence ATGAAAGTACTAGGGCTGGGTACTGCCGCAATGGATATTGTCTTGCAATGTGAAAGTTTACCCCGGGAAGACGGCTTTGCTTTTGTCCATTATGAGAGCCTCTTTCCGGGAGGAAGCTGCGCCAACGTGCTGGTAGCCCTGGCCAGGATGGGAGTGGACACCAGCCTGGTAGCTAAAATTGGCGACGACAAATACGGAGAAGCCTTCCGGGAAGATATAGTCAGGTCAGGTGTATGCGCCAGATACCTCTTTACCCGTCCCGGCGGCATTACCCTTCACACCTTCGTAACGCTGGCTCCAAATGGTGCGCGGGCTATTTTCTGCCACCTGGGCGATAGCTTGTTAGACCTGGCGGAAGATGAGGTAGTTCCCGAAATGTTACAGGGAGTAAAGGTCTTTTATACAGACATGTTCCCCGGCCGGCCTGCCCTTAAATTGGCCCGTCTCAGCCGCGAGCTGGGCGTTAGAGTCTTCTTCAACCTGGAGTGCGCCCCCTCCTTTATGCAACTATGCCGGGTAACCATGGCAGAAATTGAGGAGATGATCTCTCTTTGCGATCTGCTTTGCATGTCCCGGGAGGGACTCTTTGAACTCACAGGAGTTGAGGACCCGCAGGTTGCCGGCCAGACGCTCTACCAGCGTTACCGGCCCACTGAAGGAATAGTTTCTACCTGTGGCACCCAAGGAGCAATTTGGTGGTTGGGAGATAAGACAAGCATATTTGCCCCGGCTTTTAACATCCAAGCTATTGATACAACAGGAGCGGGGGATGCGTTTATTGCAGGGCTAATATATGCCTATTTCTGCCAGGAGATGGGGCGACAACGGGCGCTGGAATTTGCTAACGCTTGCGGGGCAATCAAGTGCACCCAGCTGGGTGCCCGCTTCAAGGCCAGTTTAGAGGAGGTGAATTCTTTTCTAACCAGGAATAATCAATAA
- a CDS encoding sugar ABC transporter substrate-binding protein has translation MKNKAFKEAEAELLESLQPLPKASQKYKIAALLITLANPFWVTVKEGYEDAAREYGVTVDVMSAPKEDDVNSQLETLKTIVSKDYNAIAISAITPFNLVPGVAAATKKGIPVVAVGTSVDQEAATRAGARVQAFITSNFEDQGKLGAEYIIKKIGAGKVAIIEGLPGAAQSEARKTGAKKAFEGNKDITLVAIQPGNWDRQKAYNIAANLIQAHPDLKGIFCANDVMALGAVEALKAAGKKDQVTVVGVDFIDDARKSIAKGELDASVAMSPYLFGKGGLILALKVLEGHEIKQEIYWTPLAIVDRENVNSFEGWK, from the coding sequence GTGAAAAATAAAGCCTTTAAAGAAGCGGAAGCCGAGCTCCTAGAATCCCTGCAACCCCTTCCCAAAGCCTCGCAAAAATATAAAATTGCTGCCCTGTTAATTACCCTGGCCAATCCATTTTGGGTTACTGTGAAAGAAGGGTATGAAGATGCAGCCAGAGAATATGGCGTAACAGTAGATGTGATGTCCGCCCCCAAAGAAGATGATGTAAATTCTCAACTAGAAACTCTGAAAACCATTGTTAGCAAAGATTATAACGCCATTGCTATCTCGGCTATTACACCGTTTAACCTGGTCCCAGGCGTTGCTGCAGCCACAAAAAAAGGCATACCGGTTGTCGCAGTGGGTACCAGTGTAGACCAGGAAGCAGCTACCAGAGCGGGGGCCAGGGTCCAGGCTTTTATTACCTCCAATTTTGAAGATCAGGGTAAACTGGGTGCCGAGTATATAATTAAAAAAATAGGTGCTGGCAAAGTGGCGATAATTGAAGGGCTCCCCGGTGCAGCCCAGAGTGAGGCCCGGAAAACAGGTGCTAAGAAAGCCTTTGAAGGTAACAAAGATATTACCCTGGTGGCAATCCAGCCGGGTAACTGGGACAGGCAAAAGGCTTATAATATAGCGGCCAACCTTATTCAGGCTCACCCCGACCTGAAGGGCATCTTTTGTGCCAACGATGTTATGGCTTTGGGCGCTGTGGAGGCCCTCAAGGCAGCTGGTAAGAAAGACCAGGTAACAGTGGTTGGCGTTGATTTTATCGATGATGCCCGTAAATCCATAGCCAAAGGAGAATTAGATGCCTCAGTGGCTATGTCACCCTACCTTTTTGGCAAAGGTGGCCTAATACTTGCCCTGAAAGTTTTGGAAGGGCACGAAATAAAGCAAGAGATTTACTGGACCCCCTTGGCAATTGTAGATAGGGAGAATGTGAACTCTTTTGAAGGATGGAAGTAG
- the thiL gene encoding thiamine-phosphate kinase, which translates to MDLKTIGEFGLIERLKAGAIVVPDKVIMGIGDDAAVLKGEGGYLTLASTDMLVEDIHFTLATATAREIGYKTMAVNVSDIAAMGGIPEQALVSLGLRPEQPVDFVDELYAGLRECGQRFGVNIIGGDTVSSPRAMVINLAILGRVEEGACLYRSGARPGDVLLVTGDLGGSAAGLDTLLAPRPAPPEAVAFARERHFRPTPRVTEIRAALPAGGITAADDISDGLVAEIYTLAQASGVGIILEAAAVPIAPATRQLAAIYQKDPLDYALYGGEDFELLLTCRPDKVAAVQEAIARACQTPVTPIGNVVPATEGITIIIDGKRLPLNPGGYNHFQ; encoded by the coding sequence TTGGATCTGAAAACTATTGGCGAGTTCGGTTTGATCGAACGCCTGAAAGCCGGGGCCATTGTGGTCCCGGATAAAGTCATTATGGGTATCGGCGATGATGCTGCGGTTTTAAAGGGGGAAGGTGGTTACCTGACCCTGGCCTCTACGGACATGCTGGTGGAAGATATCCACTTTACCCTGGCCACGGCTACGGCCCGGGAAATCGGCTACAAGACCATGGCGGTAAATGTGAGCGATATTGCCGCCATGGGTGGTATACCAGAACAGGCCCTTGTTTCCCTTGGCTTAAGGCCGGAGCAACCGGTGGACTTTGTGGACGAGCTTTACGCAGGCTTACGGGAATGCGGCCAGCGTTTTGGGGTCAATATAATCGGTGGCGATACCGTATCTTCCCCCCGGGCAATGGTGATCAATCTGGCCATCCTGGGGCGGGTAGAAGAGGGAGCCTGCCTCTACCGCAGCGGCGCCCGGCCGGGGGATGTCCTGCTGGTAACGGGCGATCTCGGGGGGTCGGCTGCCGGCCTGGATACCTTGCTTGCGCCCCGCCCGGCCCCACCGGAGGCCGTGGCCTTCGCCCGGGAACGCCACTTCCGGCCCACCCCCAGGGTAACTGAAATCCGGGCCGCCCTACCGGCAGGGGGGATAACGGCGGCCGATGATATCAGCGATGGCCTGGTAGCTGAAATATATACCCTTGCCCAGGCCTCTGGTGTTGGTATTATCCTGGAAGCCGCTGCCGTGCCCATCGCCCCGGCCACCAGGCAGCTGGCCGCTATTTATCAAAAAGATCCCCTGGATTATGCCCTCTACGGCGGTGAGGATTTCGAACTCCTCCTCACCTGCCGGCCAGACAAGGTGGCTGCCGTCCAGGAAGCCATAGCCAGGGCCTGCCAGACCCCCGTTACGCCCATCGGTAATGTGGTCCCGGCCACGGAAGGTATTACCATCATCATCGATGGGAAGAGATTGCCTTTAAATCCCGGGGGTTATAACCATTTCCAGTAA
- a CDS encoding corrinoid protein, whose protein sequence is MGVYRLATDKAILNLLAAGVRDMDEALTIKAAREALANNIDPLKAINEGLLEGMRAAGRLYEEGEYFVPELLLCSDAMYAGLNILSSRITPQNTPNQVAAVIGVVEGDIHDIGKNLVKLMLEAAGFKIYDLGRDVPPGDFVAGVKETGARILCMSTLMSTTMDRMADVINLLREEGLRGNVAVLVGGGAVSRAFADSIGADGYADDAIEAVRVVKGLVR, encoded by the coding sequence ATGGGGGTGTATCGTTTGGCTACTGATAAAGCAATACTAAACTTGCTAGCTGCGGGGGTCAGAGACATGGATGAAGCGCTTACCATCAAGGCAGCGAGGGAGGCTCTGGCCAACAATATTGATCCCTTAAAAGCCATCAATGAAGGGTTACTGGAAGGGATGCGAGCAGCGGGACGACTTTACGAAGAAGGGGAATATTTTGTACCCGAGCTACTGTTGTGTTCAGATGCAATGTATGCCGGCCTGAATATCCTGTCTTCCCGTATAACGCCCCAAAATACACCTAACCAGGTGGCTGCAGTTATCGGGGTAGTCGAAGGGGATATTCACGATATAGGGAAAAATCTAGTTAAATTAATGCTGGAAGCAGCCGGGTTTAAAATATATGATTTAGGACGGGATGTACCTCCCGGTGACTTTGTTGCCGGAGTGAAAGAAACCGGTGCCAGGATACTCTGCATGTCTACTCTGATGTCTACCACGATGGATAGGATGGCGGATGTGATAAACCTCTTGCGGGAAGAAGGTCTGCGAGGAAATGTTGCCGTCCTGGTAGGAGGCGGGGCGGTAAGCCGGGCCTTTGCAGACAGTATAGGCGCCGATGGCTATGCTGATGATGCTATTGAAGCTGTCAGAGTAGTAAAAGGCCTGGTGCGTTAA
- a CDS encoding tetratricopeptide repeat protein, giving the protein MTGTGGNPTTCRINFQLRHAGERKTIAYYLDLTRERIPTWAGINLGGNDLTIQGQGYDGRCAFCRYFRKALKNRGIRFSCTCPFEVQDNSCTWRVKIGSVFFDQDLLEEEEKYLTYLRRVENDPRDLEARLALGVIHEYHGRFAPALASYWAAHDLDPDDAFIKERLQDLLSLLQQLLLASEQQKN; this is encoded by the coding sequence ATGACTGGAACCGGTGGCAACCCTACGACCTGCCGGATTAATTTCCAGCTCCGGCACGCCGGGGAGAGGAAAACAATTGCCTATTACCTGGACCTGACCCGGGAACGCATACCCACCTGGGCCGGCATCAACCTGGGCGGTAATGACCTGACTATCCAGGGCCAGGGCTATGACGGCCGCTGCGCCTTCTGCCGTTATTTCCGGAAAGCCTTAAAAAACCGCGGTATTCGTTTTAGTTGCACCTGTCCTTTTGAAGTCCAGGATAATTCCTGTACCTGGCGGGTTAAAATAGGTAGCGTTTTTTTTGACCAGGACCTCCTTGAGGAGGAAGAAAAATACCTAACCTACCTGCGCCGGGTGGAAAATGACCCCCGGGATCTGGAAGCCCGGCTGGCCCTGGGGGTCATTCATGAATACCATGGCCGTTTTGCCCCGGCCCTGGCCAGTTACTGGGCCGCCCACGACCTGGACCCGGACGATGCCTTCATCAAGGAACGCCTCCAGGACCTTCTATCGTTATTACAGCAACTATTACTTGCCTCAGAACAGCAAAAAAACTGA